The following proteins come from a genomic window of Salvia hispanica cultivar TCC Black 2014 chromosome 4, UniMelb_Shisp_WGS_1.0, whole genome shotgun sequence:
- the LOC125224329 gene encoding uncharacterized protein LOC125224329: MRTPTTKYASIVMMLEDILQLYRIESTVLVQRYIKARTKRARRRIVEQARQYNIINKVPRQLDHLDRLIHLTDVDCIDNLQMDRNTFGKLCRILAGLGGLQIGKCLGIEEQVAIFVGVLAHHTKNRIVRFSFTRSGSTVSYYVNKVLGVVLSLHDILFSKPTPVPEDCNDHRWKWFEGCLGALDGTHINVLVNNSDKPWYRTRKGSIATNVLAVCDRDMQFVFILPGWEGSAGDSRVLRDAVSRQDSFRVPQGCYYLCDNAYANCNGFLTPYKGVRYHLKE, translated from the exons ATGAGAACACCAACAACAAAGTATGCCAGCATAGTCATGATGCTGGAAGACATTCTGCAATTATATCGGATTGAGTCCACAGTACTAGTACAACGTTACATCAAGGCTCGTACGAAACGTGCGCGACGTAGGATTGTAGAACAGGCCAGACAGTACAACATTATCAATAAGGTTCCCAGGCAACTAGATCACTTGGACAGACTCATTCATCTAACGGATGTAGATTGCATAGATAACCTACAAATGGACCGCAACACATTTGGAAAGTTGTGTCGTATTCTGGCAGGTCTGGGGGGTTTACAAATTGGTAAATGCCTAGGGATCGAAGAACAGGTTGCGATATTTGTTGGTGTTCTGGCGCATCACACAAAAAATCGGATTGTTCGTTTTAGTTTTACGCGATCTGGATCCACGGTATCCTATTACGTTAATAAAGTTTTAGGAGTCGTGCTTAGCCTTCATGACATATTGTTTTCTAAGCCTACCCCGGTACCGGAGGACTGCAATGACCATAGATGGAAATGGTTCGAG GGTTGCCTAGGTGCTCTTGATGGAACACACATCAACGTCTTGGTCAACAACAGCGATAAACCATGGTATCGCACGCGGAAAGGGTCTATTGCCACCAATGTGCTAGCTGTATGCGACCGAGACATGCAGTTCGTGTTTATCCTACCCGGATGGGAGGGGTCCGCGGGGGATTCTCGTGTGCTAAGGGATGCGGTGTCCAGACAGGATAGCTTCAGAGTTCCCCAAG GTTGCTATTATTTATGCGACAACGCATATGCTAACTGCAACGGCTTCTTAACTCCTTACAAAGGCGTACGCTATCATCTGAAGGAATAG